The following coding sequences lie in one Caproicibacterium argilliputei genomic window:
- the cptIN gene encoding type III toxin-antitoxin system CptIN family toxin, producing the protein MLAGEFCFINNQYYKDFPDQNLMRNKEATAGKLHNRPCFFCFSDSINADIYWLVPASSRYDKYKGIYDKKVQRYGHCKTIVLGELLGKPAAFLIQNMCPITPKYISEIYFNKNHIPVRMDYKFTSAIIKNSHDVLRMVLLGNQRIVFPDIMSIYKGLEQQLKLEKSIQQEAQSLTARLLTAKNQAEYLNSERSERMVKIHREHDEPEK; encoded by the coding sequence ATGCTTGCTGGCGAGTTTTGTTTTATCAACAATCAATATTATAAAGACTTTCCAGATCAAAATCTAATGCGAAATAAAGAAGCAACAGCCGGGAAATTACATAATCGACCCTGTTTCTTTTGTTTTTCTGATTCTATCAATGCGGATATATATTGGCTTGTGCCTGCATCATCTAGATATGATAAGTATAAGGGAATTTATGATAAGAAGGTTCAACGATATGGTCATTGTAAAACCATAGTTCTTGGAGAATTGCTTGGTAAACCAGCAGCATTTCTTATCCAGAATATGTGTCCTATAACGCCAAAATATATTAGCGAAATATATTTTAATAAAAACCACATCCCGGTTAGAATGGATTACAAGTTTACATCCGCAATTATTAAAAATTCACATGATGTGCTCAGAATGGTTTTGCTTGGTAATCAACGCATTGTATTTCCTGATATAATGTCAATATACAAGGGGCTTGAACAACAATTGAAGCTAGAAAAATCTATTCAGCAAGAGGCACAGTCGCTTACAGCCCGCTTGCTGACCGCAAAAAATCAAGCTGAATATTTGAATTCTGAACGTTCTGAACGTATGGTGAAGATTCATAGAGAGCATGATGAACCGGAAAAGTAA
- the dinB gene encoding DNA polymerase IV: MERVILHSDCNCFYASVECLYHPELRNKPVAVGGDVEHRHGIILTKNYIAKKYGVKTGEALWQAKQKCPDLVILPPNYPRYLRFSQMARKIYLDYTDQVEPFGLDECWLDVTGSSRKGAGMAIAQEISGRIKAELGITVSIGVSYNKIFAKLGSDYKKPDAITRIGRDNFKEIAWPLDAGDLLYVGHAMQRKLTAYGVHTIGDIASTPEYLLKSWFGKWGSVLYCFANGHDISPVAKYDDTVAIKSIGNSTTTPRDLTCDEDAKIILYVLADSVARRLRQQGLKGRVVGISVRDNGLCSFTRQHKLQNYTSITKEIAQAGLELFRQNYHWQQPVRSLGINISDLTGDSVSTQTDLFSDETQRERKEDLDRATDWLKRRFGTHVVQPAILLKDQRLSGLDPIHDNTIHPVGYF, from the coding sequence ATGGAACGAGTAATCCTGCACAGTGACTGTAACTGCTTTTATGCTTCGGTGGAATGTCTCTATCACCCCGAACTGCGCAATAAGCCGGTAGCGGTTGGCGGCGATGTGGAGCACCGGCACGGTATTATCCTTACCAAAAACTATATTGCCAAAAAATATGGGGTCAAGACAGGAGAAGCACTGTGGCAGGCCAAACAAAAATGCCCTGACTTAGTGATTTTGCCGCCGAACTATCCACGTTACCTGCGCTTTTCGCAGATGGCACGAAAAATTTATCTAGACTACACGGACCAGGTAGAACCTTTCGGGCTGGATGAATGTTGGCTGGATGTCACAGGTAGCAGCCGCAAAGGCGCTGGTATGGCGATTGCACAGGAAATCAGTGGCCGTATCAAAGCTGAACTTGGAATTACCGTCAGTATCGGTGTCAGTTACAACAAAATTTTTGCAAAACTCGGCAGTGACTACAAAAAACCCGACGCAATCACAAGGATTGGTCGGGATAATTTTAAAGAGATTGCCTGGCCGCTGGATGCAGGTGATTTACTGTATGTAGGTCATGCAATGCAGCGCAAGCTGACAGCATATGGTGTACACACAATAGGAGATATTGCAAGTACGCCGGAATATTTGCTTAAAAGTTGGTTCGGTAAATGGGGTAGCGTTCTTTATTGTTTTGCAAATGGACACGATATTTCCCCGGTTGCAAAGTATGATGATACGGTAGCAATCAAAAGTATTGGCAACTCAACTACAACACCACGCGATCTGACTTGTGATGAAGATGCAAAGATTATTCTGTATGTGCTGGCAGATAGTGTGGCACGCCGTCTGCGGCAGCAGGGGTTGAAAGGCCGGGTCGTTGGAATCAGTGTGCGGGATAATGGACTTTGCAGTTTTACACGGCAACATAAGCTGCAGAACTACACCAGTATCACAAAAGAGATCGCGCAAGCCGGACTAGAACTGTTCCGCCAAAATTATCACTGGCAGCAGCCGGTGCGCAGCTTAGGTATCAACATTTCCGACTTGACGGGGGACTCTGTTTCCACGCAGACAGATCTCTTTTCGGATGAAACCCAGCGGGAACGAAAAGAGGATTTGGACAGGGCAACAGATTGGCTTAAACGGCGGTTCGGTACTCATGTGGTACAGCCCGCCATATTACTCAAAGACCAGCGGCTTTCGGGTCTTGACCCAATCCATGATAACACGATTCATCCAGTAGGATACTTCTGA